The Streptomyces sp. ICC1 DNA window TGCCGGAGCACGACCGACCGCACCCGCGCCGCCGCGAGCGGGCGACGCGGACGACCCGTACCGCCCTCGCGGCCCTCGCCGGGGCCCTGCTGCTCGGCGCCTGCACTCAGCCCGCCTCGGCGCCGCAGCCCTCGGCGCCCGCCGCCTCCCCGCTGCCGACGGCCGCGCAGACCCCTGCCGGGACCCTGCTCGTCGCAGACTTCGGCGCCGACACCGTCACCTTCGTGGACCCGGAGCGCGGCTCCGTCGGCTCCGTCCGGGTCGGCAGGGCTCCGTACGGCCTGGCGGTCGGCGCGGACGGCCGGGCCTGGGTGGCGACGGCCGAGGGGGTCGCCGTCGTGGACACGCGGACGCGCACCCTGCAGACCCGCGTCCCGTACCGCACCACCGCCGCCGGGCCCGTCACCGGCGGCGAGTACCGGGGCGGCGGCATGGGCATCGCGCTCTCGCCCGACGGCGCCCGCGCCTACGTCGGGGTCAACGTCCCCGGGACCACCGGGGTCCTCGAGGTCGTCGACACGGCGAAGGCCGCCGTCACCGCGGTCGTCCCGGTGGGCCGTCGCCCCTTCGACGTGGACGTGTCGAAGGACGGGTCCGAGATCTACGTCACCGGACACGACTCCTTCGACGTGACCGTCGTGCCCGCCGGCTCGCTGCTGCCGCGCCGCATCGAGGTCGCCCCGTACGGGACGGAAGGCGGGCTCGGCTCCTGGCTGAAGCCGCACTACACCGCCGTGCGGCCGGCCGACGGGATGCTGCTGCTCCCCTTCGAGGGCGAGCGGCTCGCCGTGGTGGACCCGCGGACGGGACGGACCACGATCGAGAGGCTGACCGCGGACACCCACCAGCACGGGGTCGCCGCCACGCCGGACGGCCGGCTGCTGGTGGTCGGCACGGGGGCGGTGGAACAGGGGAAGGGCGAGGGGCCGTCCCTCACGGTCCGCTCCCCGGACGGGGCGGAACGGGTGTACCCGCTGGAGGGGCCGCACGAGGACGTGGCCGTCTCCCGGGACGGGCGCACGGCCTACGTCACCGGTGGATACACCCGCGACGGCTACTGGAACGGCATCACGGTCGTGGACCTCGACAGCGGGAACAGCCGCCGCCTCGCGGCGGGTTCGCGGCCGCTGGGCATCGCGGTGCTGTGATCCGGTCCGGGCGTCAGGAGGGCGTGTGGATCGGTCTCACGCCGCGCACGTGTCGAGCATGGTGGCGAGCATCCGCTTCTCGGGTTCGGTGACGGTCAGGCCGTACGCCGACTTCACGGTCGTCCAGGCGCGACCGTACTGGCACCAGGAAGCCTTCGACGGCGGCTGCCACAGGTCGGGGCTCTGATCGCCCTTCGAGCGGTTCGAGGAGGCGGTCACCGCGAGCAGTTGGGGGTGTGTCAGATCGTTCGCGAAGGCCTTGCGCTTCGCGGCGTCCCAGCCGGCCGCGCCGGAGCGCCAGCCCTCGGCGAGCGGCACCATGTGGTCGATGTCGATCTTCGAGGCCTCGGTGACCACCACATCGTCGTACAGGCTCTTCCAGGTCCCGGACACGGCCTTGCACTCGGAGTCCCGGGTGACGTTCGCGCCGTCCCGCTGCAGGATGACCTCGCGGGTGTCGCACTTGTTCCCCTGCTCCGCCCAGTGCGTGAACTTGTCCCGGCTGTAACCGGACATGGTCCCCGGCGGGGCGACCTTCAGCGCAGCCAGCCGGGTTCGGGCCTCGGCCGTGGTGGCCAAACCGGGCAGCACGTCCCCGGGGGCGGGCTTCCCGTCGTCGGGCGCGGTGGACGAGGAGGGTGGCGCGGAGGTGGCGGTGCCGGGTTTCGGGTCGTCACCGGGGGCCGTCCCGGTTCCGGAACATCCGGCGAGGAGCAGCAGCGACGCGGCCGCCACCACCGCTCCGGACACGCGTGTCTGACGTCCCATTACCCCACCCCGAGCC harbors:
- a CDS encoding HNH endonuclease family protein; translated protein: MGRQTRVSGAVVAAASLLLLAGCSGTGTAPGDDPKPGTATSAPPSSSTAPDDGKPAPGDVLPGLATTAEARTRLAALKVAPPGTMSGYSRDKFTHWAEQGNKCDTREVILQRDGANVTRDSECKAVSGTWKSLYDDVVVTEASKIDIDHMVPLAEGWRSGAAGWDAAKRKAFANDLTHPQLLAVTASSNRSKGDQSPDLWQPPSKASWCQYGRAWTTVKSAYGLTVTEPEKRMLATMLDTCAA